CACGTTGGGGTTTCCCGCCAGGGCCCACAGGGCGCTCAATTCCCACACCCCCCAGAGCAGGAACAGCAGGAGCCGCCGCAGGAGCTGAGAAGCTGCACCCTCACCACCTGGGCCTCCTCACGCCTTAGGCTCACGCCCATGCCCCTGAAGCGCACCGATATGGGATCCCCCATGGGGGCGGGCTTC
This portion of the Thermanaerothrix sp. genome encodes:
- a CDS encoding ferrous iron transport protein A, which codes for MDKRLEGSLLLSEAREGALCRIVGLEGVGHLKTRALQMGLVPGTVLQVGKPAPMGDPISVRFRGMGVSLRREEAQVVRVQLLSSCGGSCCSCSGGCGN